The genomic interval GATTCCCGAACTTCGCCAGCGAATCCTGTTCACTCTGGCCGTCATTGTCGTCGTCCGTATCGGGGCGGCCATTCCTTGCCCGGGAGTGAATCCCCACGTCCTTGGCGAGTTCTTCTCCAAGGTCGTCGACCAGCAGGCGCAAGGCTCGGTCATTGGCATGTTTAACCTCTTCTCCGGCGGCGCGCTGGAGAACTGCGCTATCTTCTCCCTGGGCGTCATGCCCTACATCAGCGCCAGCATCATGATGCAGCTGCTCACGGCGGTCATTCCTTCCTTGGGCAAGATGGCCCGCGAGGACGGCGGCCGTCAGAAGATCAGTCAATATTCCCGCGTCATGACCCTCGGCCTTTGCCTGGTCCAGGGCTACCTCCTGGCCCTCGGCTTCGAAAAGCCGGAAAGCATCCCCTTCCTGCACGGCATCAGCGGCGTCATCGACCGTCTGGGCGTTCCCCTTGTTTCCGATCCGGGATGGGTCTTCCGCATCCTCACCGTTCTCTCCCTGACCACCGGCACCATGGTCCTCATGTGGCTAGGCGAGCAGATCACGGACAAAGGCATCGGCAACGGCGTCTCCCTCATCATCGCCATCGGCATCGTTGCCCGCCTGCCGGCCGCCCTCCTTCAGGGCTGGGAAAAGCTCACCACTTCCGGTGCTGGAGGTATCTACCTTATCGTCCTCCTTCTGGCCTTCCTTTTTGGCGTCATCGCCGCCACCGTGGCCATGACGCAGGGGCTTCGGAAAATCATCGTTCAATACGCCAAGCAAGTTCGCGGCAACAAGGTCTACGGCGGCCAGGCCGCCTTCCTGCCGTTGAAGGTGAACTACGCGGGCGTCATGCCCATCATCTTCGCCCAGGCCATCCTTCTTTTCCCCTCGGTCATTCTTAACCTGCTCTTCCCGCAGCAGGGGTGGGCCATTCAGCTGGCGCAGAGCCTGAGCGTGGGCTGGCTCCACTACACCTTGTCCGCGCTGATGATCCTCTTCTTCTCCTACTTCTGGGTCGCCACGCAGTTCAATGCGGTGCAGATCGCCGACGATTTGAAGAAGCACGGCGGGTTTATTCCCGGCGTCCGCCCCGGACAGGCCACGGCTGATTTCCTGGATTACACCATGACACGCCTCACCCTGGCCGGCGCCATCTTCCTGGCCGTTCTGGCGGTGCTGCCCATGCTCATTCAGAGCACCTTGCAGATCCCCGCCATCACGGCGCAGTTCTTCGGCGGCACCAGCCTCCTCATCATGGTCGGTGTCGTCCTGGACACGATGCGCCAGACGGAGACCTACCTGCTGCAGCGCCACTACGACGGCTTCCTCAAGAAAGGGCGCATCAAGGCCGGAGGCCGCACCTACGGCCCGGCGCAGGCTACCGGCCCCGCTTTGGCCAGCGGCTCCATGCTCTGGCTCTATGTCTGCATCGCCGTGTTGGCCATCGCCGGCATCACGCTCAGCCTCGTCAAGTGATTTCGATCAAGCAAGGCGCGGAAATCGACGGGATGCGGCGCAGCGGCGCCGCCGTCGGCGCTATCCTTGAAAAAGTCGCCGCCGTTCTGGAGCCCGGTATGACGACCCGCGAGGTCGACTCCTTCGCCGCCGAGCAGATCCGCGCGGCCGGCGCGCGCAGCGCTTTCCTTAACTACCGCGGCTTCCCCGGAAATATTTGCATCTCCGTCAACGAGGAGGTCGTTCACGGCATTGGCGGCTCCCGCCGTCTCCAGCTCGGCGACATCGTCAAGCTCGACATCGGCATCGTCAAGGACGGCTGGATCGGCGACACCGCCACCACCGTCCCCGTCGGCATGGCCGATCCTGCCGTGACCAAGCTTTTGGAAGTCACCCGCGCCTCCCTGTATGAGGGCATCGCCCAGGCGAAGGAAGGAAACCGGGTAGGGGACATCTCCTCGGCGATCGAAAAATACGTCGAGAAAAACGGCTTCACCGTCGTCCGGGAATTCGTGGGCCACGGTGTGGGCCGCAAATTGCACGAGGAGCCGCAGGTTCCCAACTTTGGCTCGCCCCGCAACGGCCCGAAACTCAAGGCCGGCATGACCCTGGCTATCGAGCCGATGGTCAACATGGGGCGCGCCGACGTCCGCATCCTGGCCGACGGCTGGACCGTGGTGACGACGGATGGAAAAAAATCGTCCCATTTCGAGCACGTCGTCCTCGTCACCGAGGGGGAACCCGAGATTCTCACATGCCCAAAAGCGACCGCATCGAAGTAGAAGGAACCGTCGTGGAAAGCGTTTCTCCCACCCTTTTCCGGGTCGAATTGAGCAATGGGCACCGCCTTTTGGCCCACGCATCCGGAACTTTACGGCTTCATTTTACAAAAATATTGCCAGGAGACAAAATCTTGCTAGAAATCTCACCCTACGACTTGAGCCGGGGACGCATTGTCCAAAAGCAATCGTAGGATAAAAAAGGACATAAATTACTGTTTTTATGAAGGTTAGAGCATCCGTGAAGCGGAAAACCGCCGATTGCCAGGTCGTGCGCCGTAAAGGCCGCATTTATATCATTAACAAGAAAAACCCGCGCCTTAAGCAGCGCCAGGGTTAATCAAAAGTCAGGATTAGGAGAATATCATGCCGCGTTTATTGGGTGTTGACATCCCGGGCGACAAGCGCCTCGAAGCTTCGCTGCCGTACATCTATGGAATCGGGCCCAGCCGGGCTAAGGAAATCTGCGAGCAGGCGGAGATCGATCCGAACCTCCGTGCCAAGAACCTGACCGACCAGCAGCTGAACCGCATCATCAACGTCATTCAGGAAAACAAGTTCATCATCGAAGGCGACCTGCGCCGCGAGCTTCAGTCCAACCTGAAGCGCCTCCAGGCCATCAATTGCTACCGCGGCATCCGCCATCGCCGCGGCCTGCCCGTGCGCGGTCAGCGCACCTCCACCAACGCCCGTACCCGCAAGGGCCCGCGCAAGACCGTCGGCGTCGTCCGCAACAAGGACGCCAAGGCCGGCAAAGTCTAACAACTAGAAGGATACCATGTCAGAGGAAGTCAAGAAGACCGAGGCGCCCGCCGTCGAAGCCCCCAAGGCTGAGAAGGCCCCCACCGAAAAGGCCGCCCCCAAGAAGAAGACCGAAAAGGCCGCTCCCGCCGCCGAGGCCCCCGCGGCCGAATCGCTCGAGCTGTCGCTCGATCCGAACATCATCGAGAAGCCGAAGATCGTCAAGGCCAAGGGCAGCAAGAACATTCACACCGGCGTCGCCCACGTTCTGGCTTCCTTCAACAACACCATCGTCACCATCACCGATCTGAGCGGCAACGTCATCGGCTGGTCCAGCGCCGGTAAGTGCGGTTTCCGCGGCTCGAAGAAGTCGACCGCCTACGTCGCGCAGGTTGTGGCCCAGGACGCCTGCCGCCAGGCGATGTCCCACGGCCTCAAGGAAGTCACCGTGCAGGTGAAGGGCCCCGGCACCGGCCGTGAGTCCGCCGTCCGCGCCTTCCAGGCCATTGGCCTGGAGGTTACCGCGATCGAGGACGTCACCCCCGTCCCGCACAACGGCTGCCGTCCCCGCAAGCAGCGCCGCGTCTGATCCGGCGTTTTTGATCCACCCTTAGCATCTAGAAAGACCTCATATGGCTCGTTACACCGGTCCCCGCACCAAGAAAAGCCGCCGTTTCGGCGCCGCCCTTTTCGGCACCAGCAAGGCGCTGGAGCGCCGCGCTTATCCCCCCGGCCAGCACGGGGAGCGCAGCCGCCGCAAGCTCTCCGAATACGCCGTCGCCCTGGGCGAAAAGCAGAAGCTCAAGTACATGTACGGCGTCCTGGAGAAGCAGTTCCGCCGCTGCTTCGAGATCGCGCAGAAGAAGCGTGGCGTCACCGGCGTCATCCTCCTGCAGATCCTGGAAAGCCGCCTGGACAACGTCGTCTACCGCCTCGGCTTCGCCAATTCCCGGCGCGCGGCGCGGCAGATGGTCGGCCACGGCCACATCCGCGTGAACGGCCGCAAGGTCACCATCGCCAGCTACAGCACCCGCGTGGGTGACCAGGTCGAGGTTGTCGACAAGCCCCAGGCTCGCAAGATGGCGCTGAAGAATCTCGAGATCATGCAGATCGCCCCCGTGCCCGATTGGCTCCTCCTGGACAAGGAAGGCTACAAGGGCGAGGTCAAGCGCGTCCCGACCCGCGAGGAAATTGCGCCGATCGCCAACGAGCAGTTGGTCGTCGAGCTCTATTCCCGCTAATCCGCTCATCCCATCACGTAACCGCCCAGCCCCAAGACAAAGAAAATTATGCCCATCCGCTTAGGTCGTTTTGAAATCCCGAACCGCCTCGTCAAGGACGAGGAGTCCGCAACGTCCACGTACGCCAAGTTCGTGGCCGAGCCCTTCGAGGCCGGTTACGGTTCCACGCTGGGCAACTCCCTGCGCCGCGTGCTCCTCTCCTCCCTGGAAGGCGCCGCGATCTCCTCGATCAAGATCGAGGGGGCGCTGCACGAGTTCGCCACCCTCCCGGGCGTGGTGGAAGACGTCACCGACATCGTCCTGAACCTGAAGAAGGTTCTCTTCAAGCTCCCCAACCGCGACACCCGCACCTTCTCCCTCAACGTGACGAAGGAAGGCCCCGTCACGGCGGGCGACATCAAGCTGGACGCCGGCGTCGAGATCCTGAACCCCGACCTGATCCTCTGCACCCTGGACAAGAAGCAGCGCTTCGAGGCCGAGATCGAGGTCCGCGTGGGCCGCGGCTTTGCCACCGCCGACTTCAACAAGAAGCCGGATCAGTCCATCGGCGTCATCGCCATCGACTCCCTGTTCTCCCCCGTCCGCAAGGTGAAGTACGCGGTGGAAAACACCCGCGTCGGCCAGCGCACGGACTATGACAAGCTCGTCATCGAGATCTGGACGGACGGCCGCCTGACCCCGGACGAGGCCCTGCTCCAGTCCTCCGCCATCCTGCGCCACCACCTCGACATCTTCGTCAACTACAGCGAGGAGCCCATCGAGTTCGAGGAAACCAAGCCGCTGGCCCGCGAGGAAGACAGCAAGCTCAAGAAGCTCCTGAACATGAGCGTCAACGAGATCGAGCTCTCCGTCCGCGCCGCCAATTGCCTGAACAATGCGAACATCACCACCGTCGGCCAGCTGGCCATGAAGACGGAGGCAGAGATGCTCAAATACCGCAACTTCGGCAAGAAGTCTCTCAACGAAATCAAAGACAAGCTCCAGTCCCTGGGCCTTTCCCTCGGCATGAAGTTCGACTCGAACCTCCTGGAAGCCCCGGCCGAACCGGCCATCGTCGAATAAAGGAAAGCCATGCGCCATCAAGTCAAAACCTCCAAGCTGGGCCGTACGTCCAAGCATAAGGAGTCCCTCGTCGCCAACCTGGTCAGCAGCCTGATCCAGCACCAGCGGATCACCACCACCCTGGCCAAGGCCAAGGTCATCCGCCCTGTCGCGGAGAAAATGGTGACCCTGGGCAAGACCGGCACCCTCCACGCCCGCCGCGTGGCCGTTGCCCGCATCAAGAACCGGGACGCGGTGAGCAAGCTCTTCACCGAGATCGCCCCCCGCTTCAAGGAGCGCCAGGGTGGTTACACCCGCATCCTGAAGCTGGGCCACCGCACCACTGACGCCGCCAAGATGGCGCTGATCGAGTGGGTTGAAGGCCCCGCCACGGCCCCCACGGAGGCTCCCGCCGCCGAGGCCAAGCCGAAGAAGGCGACCAAGCCCAAGGCTCCCAAAGCCGAAAAGGCTGAAAGCGCCCAGGCTGAAAAGGCCGAATAAGGCTTCCAAGCCTCATGAAAAACCCCGGTCGAAAGGCCGGGGTTTTTTGTTGGTCGGCTTGTTTGCAGGTGATTCGCCTACATAAGCTATGCCGATGAAGGCGTGGCGATTAGGGGT from Verrucomicrobium sp. carries:
- the secY gene encoding preprotein translocase subunit SecY; this translates as MLSAFANSFKIPELRQRILFTLAVIVVVRIGAAIPCPGVNPHVLGEFFSKVVDQQAQGSVIGMFNLFSGGALENCAIFSLGVMPYISASIMMQLLTAVIPSLGKMAREDGGRQKISQYSRVMTLGLCLVQGYLLALGFEKPESIPFLHGISGVIDRLGVPLVSDPGWVFRILTVLSLTTGTMVLMWLGEQITDKGIGNGVSLIIAIGIVARLPAALLQGWEKLTTSGAGGIYLIVLLLAFLFGVIAATVAMTQGLRKIIVQYAKQVRGNKVYGGQAAFLPLKVNYAGVMPIIFAQAILLFPSVILNLLFPQQGWAIQLAQSLSVGWLHYTLSALMILFFSYFWVATQFNAVQIADDLKKHGGFIPGVRPGQATADFLDYTMTRLTLAGAIFLAVLAVLPMLIQSTLQIPAITAQFFGGTSLLIMVGVVLDTMRQTETYLLQRHYDGFLKKGRIKAGGRTYGPAQATGPALASGSMLWLYVCIAVLAIAGITLSLVK
- the map gene encoding type I methionyl aminopeptidase, which produces MISIKQGAEIDGMRRSGAAVGAILEKVAAVLEPGMTTREVDSFAAEQIRAAGARSAFLNYRGFPGNICISVNEEVVHGIGGSRRLQLGDIVKLDIGIVKDGWIGDTATTVPVGMADPAVTKLLEVTRASLYEGIAQAKEGNRVGDISSAIEKYVEKNGFTVVREFVGHGVGRKLHEEPQVPNFGSPRNGPKLKAGMTLAIEPMVNMGRADVRILADGWTVVTTDGKKSSHFEHVVLVTEGEPEILTCPKATASK
- the infA gene encoding translation initiation factor IF-1; protein product: MPKSDRIEVEGTVVESVSPTLFRVELSNGHRLLAHASGTLRLHFTKILPGDKILLEISPYDLSRGRIVQKQS
- the ykgO gene encoding type B 50S ribosomal protein L36; amino-acid sequence: MKVRASVKRKTADCQVVRRKGRIYIINKKNPRLKQRQG
- the rpsM gene encoding 30S ribosomal protein S13 — its product is MPRLLGVDIPGDKRLEASLPYIYGIGPSRAKEICEQAEIDPNLRAKNLTDQQLNRIINVIQENKFIIEGDLRRELQSNLKRLQAINCYRGIRHRRGLPVRGQRTSTNARTRKGPRKTVGVVRNKDAKAGKV
- the rpsK gene encoding 30S ribosomal protein S11; the encoded protein is MIEKPKIVKAKGSKNIHTGVAHVLASFNNTIVTITDLSGNVIGWSSAGKCGFRGSKKSTAYVAQVVAQDACRQAMSHGLKEVTVQVKGPGTGRESAVRAFQAIGLEVTAIEDVTPVPHNGCRPRKQRRV
- the rpsD gene encoding 30S ribosomal protein S4, encoding MARYTGPRTKKSRRFGAALFGTSKALERRAYPPGQHGERSRRKLSEYAVALGEKQKLKYMYGVLEKQFRRCFEIAQKKRGVTGVILLQILESRLDNVVYRLGFANSRRAARQMVGHGHIRVNGRKVTIASYSTRVGDQVEVVDKPQARKMALKNLEIMQIAPVPDWLLLDKEGYKGEVKRVPTREEIAPIANEQLVVELYSR
- a CDS encoding DNA-directed RNA polymerase subunit alpha, which encodes MPIRLGRFEIPNRLVKDEESATSTYAKFVAEPFEAGYGSTLGNSLRRVLLSSLEGAAISSIKIEGALHEFATLPGVVEDVTDIVLNLKKVLFKLPNRDTRTFSLNVTKEGPVTAGDIKLDAGVEILNPDLILCTLDKKQRFEAEIEVRVGRGFATADFNKKPDQSIGVIAIDSLFSPVRKVKYAVENTRVGQRTDYDKLVIEIWTDGRLTPDEALLQSSAILRHHLDIFVNYSEEPIEFEETKPLAREEDSKLKKLLNMSVNEIELSVRAANCLNNANITTVGQLAMKTEAEMLKYRNFGKKSLNEIKDKLQSLGLSLGMKFDSNLLEAPAEPAIVE
- the rplQ gene encoding 50S ribosomal protein L17; the encoded protein is MRHQVKTSKLGRTSKHKESLVANLVSSLIQHQRITTTLAKAKVIRPVAEKMVTLGKTGTLHARRVAVARIKNRDAVSKLFTEIAPRFKERQGGYTRILKLGHRTTDAAKMALIEWVEGPATAPTEAPAAEAKPKKATKPKAPKAEKAESAQAEKAE